One part of the Musa acuminata AAA Group cultivar baxijiao chromosome BXJ1-5, Cavendish_Baxijiao_AAA, whole genome shotgun sequence genome encodes these proteins:
- the LOC135673971 gene encoding guard cell S-type anion channel SLAC1-like: MASTPSSPKEHHFVDIHPVLSDDNDNLNRLRDRQSSDATVNFRTGGDGEGTERRLQRNVWTFSRQIPLESGIGVFDVEKKGSVEGESSGNARGKSLGGVGATGSDAGHRKGYFDMFRTKSALGAKQNSSIPSWKENEPDPDNAEGVAGSAGADDRVNKSVPAGRYFAALRGPELDQVREYEDILLPKDEVWPFLLRFPVGCFGICLGLGSQAILWGALSSSPAMAFLRVSPIINLALWLLALAILVSVSVAYTLKCVFYFEAIRREYFHPVRVNFFFAPWIACMFLAIGVPPRWAPRHLHPAIWCAFIAPVFVLELKVYGQWLSGGKRRLCKVANPSSHLSVVGNFVGAILAAKVGWGEAGKFLWAIGLAHYLCLFVTLYQRLTTSQALPKELHPVYSMFIATPSAASIGWHAIYGEFDAVSRTFYFIALFLYCSLVVRINFFRGFKFSVAWWSYTFPMTTASLAAIRYAEEVTCFFSKGLALSLSLMSTAIVSLMLVSTLLHAFVWRSLFPNDLAIAITKDRSDGAKTPDKEKKTSKKNYDLKRWAKQSSLSLVSSIRRGHSGDKDLK; encoded by the exons ATGGCCTCCACGCCTTCTTCTCCGAAAGAGCACCATTTCGTGGACATCCATCCCGTGCTGAGTGACGACAACGATAACCTGAACAGGCTCAGAGATCGCCAATCTTCCGATGCGACCGTCAATTTCCGAACAGGCGGGGACGGTGAGGGAACGGAAAGGAGGCTACAGCGTAATGTGTGGACGTTTAGCCGGCAGATCCCCCTGGAGAGTGGCATCGGTGTGTTCGACGTGGAGAAGAAGGGATCAGTCGAGGGTGAAAGCAGCGGCAATGCCAGAGGGAAGAGCCTGGGAGGCGTAGGCGCCACCGGCAGCGATGCCGGCCACAGAAAGGGATACTTCGACATGTTCCGGACGAAGTCCGCGCTCGGCGCAAAGCAGAACTCCTCGATACCATCGTGGAAGGAGAATGAACCCGACCCGGACAACGCTGAAGGTGTCGCCGGATCGGCCGGAGCCGACGACAGAGTCAACAAGAGCGTGCCCGCCGGAAGATACTTCGCCGCACTTCGAGGGCCAGAGCTGGACCAAGTCAGG GAGTACGAGGACATCCTCCTCCCGAAGGACGAGGTGTGGCCGTTCCTCCTCCGCTTTCCGGTCGGGTGCTTCGGTATCTGCCTTGGCCTCGGGAGCCAGGCCATCCTATGGGGAGCCCTCTCGTCGAGCCCTGCCATGGCCTTCCTCCGTGTCTCCCCCATCATCAATCTCGCCCTGTGGCTCCTCGCGCTCGCTATCCTCGTCTCCGTCTCCGTCGCCTACACCCTCAAGTGCGTCTTCTACTTCGAGGCCATCCGCCGCGAGTACTTTCATCCGGTCCGGGTGAACTTCTTCTTTGCGCCGTGGATCGCCTGCATGTTTCTGGCCATCGGGGTCCCGCCGAGGTGGGCGCCAAGGCATCTCCACCCGGCCATCTGGTGCGCCTTCATCGCGCCCGTGTTCGTCCTCGAGCTCAAGGTCTACGGGCAATGGCTATCCGGTGGGAAGCGCCGGCTGTGCAAGGTGGCCAACCCGTCGTCCCACCTCTCCGTGGTCGGCAACTTCGTCGGGGCCATCCTGGCGGCCAAGGTGGGGTGGGGGGAGGCCGGCAAGTTCCTGTGGGCGATCGGGCTGGCGCACTACCTCTGCTTGTTCGTGACACTGTACCAGAGGCTGACCACCAGCCAGGCCCTGCCCAAGGAGCTGCACCCCGTGTACTCCATGTTCATAGCGACGCCGTCGGCGGCGAGCATCGGGTGGCACGCCATCTACGGGGAGTTCGACGCCGTATCGAGGACCTTCTACTTCATCGCGCTCTTTCTCTACTGCTCGCTCGTTGTGCGCATCAATTTCTTTAGAGGATTCAA GTTCTCGGTGGCATGGTGGTCGTACACGTTTCCGATGACGACGGCTTCGCTGGCCGCCATCAGGTACGCGGAAGAGGTCACTTGCTTCTTCAGCAAAGGCCTGGCACTGAGCCTTTCGCTCATGTCCACCGCCATTGTGTCGCTGATGCTGGTGTCGACACTCCTCCACGCATTTGTCTGGCGCTCCCTGTTCCCCAACGACCTCGCCATTGCCATCACCAAGGATAGGAGCGACGGAGCGAAGACGCCGGACAAGGAGAAGAAGACTTCCAAGAAGAATTACGACCTCAAACGCTGGGCGAAGCAGTCCTCCCTTTCGCTTGTTTCCTCCATCAGGAGAGGCCACTCCGGAGACAAGGATTTGAAATAG
- the LOC135674317 gene encoding uncharacterized protein LOC135674317 gives MTYRAQDVEGIVDLETKSGAGEVNGDYVRLGDGEPQCCSTKRSSLWWWVRVALLCVLLCAAAVPLVIFAGPLIIKKVVVPILDWERATFSTSVLGLLLFSCIALFPSMLLPSSPCMWIAGMTFGYGYGFLLIISASCIGMSLPFFVGSFFRDNIHRWLEKWPKKAAIVRLAGEGDWFHQFRAVILLRISPFPYIIFNYAAVATNVKYGPYISGSLIGTVHEVFITIYSGRVLRSLADATNTGGFLSVQQVLYDIIGFCIAAAATAAITIYAKSTLQNLQAEDELS, from the exons ATGACCTACCGGGCTCAGGATGTCGAGGGCATCGTGGATCTGGAGACGAAGTCGGGGGCGGGGGAGGTGAATGGGGATTACGTGAGGTTGGGTGATGGCGAGCCCCAATGCTGTTCCACCAAGCGTAGTTCTCTTTGGTGGTGGGTCAGGGTGGCTCTCTTGTGCGTTTTATTGTGCGCGGCCGCGGTGCCTCTCGTCATCTTTGCTGGCCCTTTGATCATCAAAAAG GTGGTTGTACCAATTTTGGACTGGGAGAGAGCCACATTCAGCACATCGGTCCTTGGACTGTTACTTTTTTCTTGTATTGCATTGTTTCCGAGTATGTTGTTACCTTCATCACCTTGTATGTGGATAGCGGGGATGACATTTGGCTATGGTTATGGCTTTCTGTTAATTATATCAGCGAGTTGTATAGGCATGTCGCTGCCCTTTTTTGTTGGATCATTCTTTCGTGACAATATACAT AGATGGTTGGAGAAATGGCCCAAGAAAGCAGCTATTGTAAGATTAGCTGGTGAAGGAGATTGGTTTCATCAATTCCGAGCTGTTATTTTACTCAGGATTTCACCATTTCCATATATTATCTTTAACTATGCAGCTGTTGCAACAAATGTTAAATATGGTCCATATATATCAGGTTCACTTATAGGAACCGTACACGAGGTCTTTATTACAATTTACAG TGGGAGGGTGCTTCGGAGCTTAGCAGATGCAACCAACACTGGTGGTTTCCTTTCAGTGCAGCAGGTTCTCTACGATATAATTGGCTTCTGCATTGCAGCAGCAGCGACTGCAGCTATTACTATCTACGCCAAGAGTACTCTTCAAAACCTCCAAGCCGAGGATGAGCTCAGTTAG
- the LOC103985693 gene encoding bZIP transcription factor 29-like, which yields MNGMEKTGNDPMQQFQGNAFPSISKQLPSMTKGPYPGFPPASPSLPTTAHRLPPACSLHSRSLSQPAFCSLSPQSYRADSSPTGSLSDSVSVDDHDASVSRSPPLPPKDPAGVTPARDGLPPRKDHRHSQSDVPFAFLPSSLPVQAAGAAPHSAGFVISARPPAAGTKGESQWDRGLGADGVTGSDLFSAYMNLQGFDALTSSEDNHEDLNSRESGSKTSVAGSSENEADSNSKRHVGGSSTVLCANDSSRKEGMKPSSEVNPDMANFSHCRSLSMDRFTGKLNYEAPPPKLLPSPGILAAQSSKANSWDGAPNTFSLEFGNGQFTGAEMKKIMENGKLIEMAMTDPKRVKRILANRQSAARSKERRMKYIAELEHKVQALQTQTTTLSAQLTLLQRDSAGLANQNNELMFRLQAMEQQAQLRDALNEALTGEVQRLKLAATGLADAHPSNDLHRQTSANSQMFQPQPKQQLPHTPLYQLQKQQTDTAMGNRSQQ from the exons ATGAATGGCATGGAGAAAACTGGGAATGATCCGATGCAGCAATTCCAGGGGAATGCGTTCCCCTCCATCTCCAAACAACTGCCTTCGATGACGAAGGGGCCGTACCCCGGCTTCCCTCCGGCGTCTCCCTCGCTGCCGACGACGGCCCATCGGTTGCCCCCTGCCTGTTCTCTCCACTCCCGCTCCCTCTCCCAGCCGGCGTTCTGCTCCCTGTCGCCACAGTCCTATCGCGCCGACTCCTCGCCGACCGGCTCCCTATCCGACTCCGTCTCCGTGGATGACCACGACGCCTCCGTCTCCCGCTCCCCGCCGCTTCCTCCCAAGGACCCCGCCGGCGTTACCCCCGCCAGAGATGGCCTTCCACCTCGCAAGGATCACCGGCACTCCCAGAGCGATGTCCCGTTCGCCTTCTTACCGTCATCACTGCCCGTCCAGGCTGCGGGTGCCGCTCCCCACTCCGCGGGGTTCGTGATCTCTGCCAGGCCGCCGGCGGCGGGAACGAAGGGGGAGAGCCAATGGGACCGTGGATTGGGCGCCGATGGCGTCACGGGTAGCGACTTGTTCAGCGCTTATATGAATTTGCAAGGCTTCGATGCGCTAACTTCCTCCGAGGACAATCACGAGGATCTGAACAGCAGAGAGAGTGGATCCAAGACCAGTGTCGCTGGCAGTAGCGAGAACGAAGCAGATAGCAATTCTAAGAGACATGTCGGTGGTAGTAGTACAGTGTTGTGCGCCAACGATTCATCGAGGAAGGAAGGGATGAAACCAAGTTCTGAGGTCAATCCTGATATGGCGAACTTCAGTCACTGCAGGAGTCTTTCCATGGACCGTTTCACGGGGAAGCTCAATTACGAGGCGCCGCCGCCGAAGCTGCTGCCTTCTCCTGGAATACTAGCAGCGCAGAGTTCTAAAGCCAATTCATGGGACGGGGCTCCAAACACCTTCAGCTTAGAGTTTGGCAATGGCCAGTTTACTGGGGCTGAGATGAAGAAGATCATGGAGAATGGAAAGCTCATTGAGATGGCAATGACTGATCCCAAACGTGTCAAAAG GATATTAGCCAACCGGCAGTCTGCTGCACGTTCTAAGGAGCGGAGGATGAAGTATATCGCAGAGTTGGAACACAAAGTGCAGGCATTGCAGACACAGACTACCACATTGTCAGCACAGCTGACTTTGTTGCAA AGAGACTCAGCAGGCCTTGCTAACCAGAACAATGAGTTGATGTTTCGTCTTCAAGCTATGGAACAACAGGCACAACTGAGAGATG CTCTAAACGAGGCTCTGACTGGTGAAGTCCAGCGTCTGAAACTTGCTGCTACCGGGCTGGCTGATGCTCATCCTTCGAATGACTTGCACCGGCAAACATCAGCTAATTCTCAGATGTTTCAACCTCAGCCGAAGCAGCAACTTCCACATACGCCTCTCTACCAACTGCAGAAACAGCAGACTGACACAGCAATGGGTAACAGGTCACAGCAATAA
- the LOC135674318 gene encoding ribosome production factor 2 homolog: MLKIKTPKTHRAKREIEKRAPKFVENGKKTLILHGTKTSDVLNTVLTQIYHLKRDNAVKYTKKNENIRPFESGGETSLEFFSLKTDCSLFVFGSHSKKRPNNLVLGRMFDHHIYDLVEVGVENFRPIESFEYDKKLTPRIGSKPFFAFIGEGFESVEELKHLKEVLLDLFRGEVVENLNLAGIDRVFVCTALSSSTVFLTHCALRLKRSGTAIPRMELVEVGPSMDLVVRRHRLPNDSLKKEAMKTTSEQPKKKIKNVSSDVLQGKIGKIYIPDQKVGGITLSSDVKGLKRERREAKKRKVGIENETKKRKTASD; the protein is encoded by the exons ATGCTAAAAATCAAAACCCCCAAGACGCATCGAGCTAAACGTGAGATCGAAAAGCGCGCTCCGAAATTT GTTGAGAATGGCAAGAAAACACTGATACTTCATGGCACAAAGACGAGTGATGTGTTGAACACGGTGCTTactcaaatttatcatttgaagaGAGATAACGCTGTGAAGTACACGAAGAAGAATGAAAACATAAGGCCTTTTGAGAGTGGCGGCGAGACTTCTCTGGAATTTTTCTCCCTTAAAACTGACTGCAGTCTTTTTGTG TTCGGTTCTCATTCCAAGAAAAGACCAAACAATCTTGTTTTGGGGCGGATGTTTGATCATCATATTTACGATCTTGTTGAAGTGGGAGTGGAGAACTTCAGACCAATAGAATCTTTTGAGTATGACAAGAAATTAACTCCGCGGATTGGATCGAAGCCATTCTTTGCTTTTATAGGAGAAGGTTTTGAAAGCGTTGAAGAGTTGAAGCACTTGAAGGAAGTTTTGCTTGATCTTTTCAGAGGAGAG GTTGTGGAAAATTTAAATCTTGCTGGCATAGATCGTGTATTTGTATGCACGGCTCTCTCTTCAAGTACGGTGTTTTTAACCCACTGTGCTCTCCGTTTGAAAAGATCCGGCACGGCAATTCCTAGGATGGAACTGGTTGAAGTTGGACCATCCATGGACTTGGTGGTTCGGCGGCATCGGCTTCCTAATGACAGCTTAAAGAAAGAGGCAATGAAGACCACTTCTGAGCAACCTAAAAAGAAG ATTAAAAACGTAAGCAGTGATGTACTGCAGGGTAAGATAGGGAAGATCTACATTCCAGACCAAAAG GTTGGTGGTATTACACTATCAAGTGACGTTAAGGGACTGAAGAGGGAGCGACGCGAGGCTAAGAAAAGGAAAGTTGGAATAGAGAACGAGACAAAGAAAAGGAAGACGGCATCGGATTAA